TGCCCGTATCGGTGGCCTCTACCGCGACAGCTACGACGGTTTCGAAGACGATGTGCTCGCAGCTTGCAAGTCGGTGGAAAAGGCCCTCAAGGACCTGCACGCCTGCTTGGACCGTAACCGTATCTTCCTCGACCGTACCGTGGGCGTCGGCAAGATTTCTGCCGAACGCGCTATCAGCTACGGCTGGACTGGTCCGTGTCTCCGTGCGACGGGTGTCGAAAGCGACCTCCGCAAGGACGAACCTTACTACGACTACGAAACCTACGACTGGGAAGTCGTGGTGGGTACCCAGGGCGACGCCAACGACCGCCTGCAGGTGCGCCTTGCCGAAATTGAAGAATCTGTGAAGATTGTGCGCCAGGCCCTGAAGCGCCTGCAACCGGGCCCGGTCGACATCGTCGACCCACGCATCCGCGTGCCCGCGCACAAGCTTGCCTACCAGGACATGGAAGCCCTTATCGGCCGCTTCAAGAGTGTGTACGAAGGTGTGCGCGTGCCTGAAGGCGAATACTACTGCGCAAGCGAATGCGCAAACGGCGAACTTGGCTTTACCATCGTGAGCGATGGTTCCGGCCACCCGTACCGCATCAAGGTGCGTTCCCCGTCGTTTGCCCATGTGTCCGCATTTAACGAACTGGTCGAAGGCCTGACCCTTGCCGACTCCATGGCAACTCTGCCTGGCCTCAACATGATTGCTGGAGAACTTGACCGATGACACAACATATTCAAGGTGCAGTTCAGTTTGTATCGAATAACCATTTGAAGTTCGACGGTCCGAGCGAAGCGATTCCCGCTCTCCCGGATCCGGGTCAGACTTTTGGCTACGTGA
This genomic stretch from Fibrobacter sp. UWH4 harbors:
- a CDS encoding NADH-quinone oxidoreductase subunit D, which codes for MIVLDPNGEKMNLMALNVGPTHPATHHCVRLLAALDGETIVAGVHEIGFMHRGFEKMVERGTWQQVIPYTDRLNYCSAMMNNIAFCRAVENMYGIEIPERTKVLRVIVNELSRINDHFICVAAAFQDLGGTTPFMYAFNPREEIMLIWEKLTGARLTNSFARIGGLYRDSYDGFEDDVLAACKSVEKALKDLHACLDRNRIFLDRTVGVGKISAERAISYGWTGPCLRATGVESDLRKDEPYYDYETYDWEVVVGTQGDANDRLQVRLAEIEESVKIVRQALKRLQPGPVDIVDPRIRVPAHKLAYQDMEALIGRFKSVYEGVRVPEGEYYCASECANGELGFTIVSDGSGHPYRIKVRSPSFAHVSAFNELVEGLTLADSMATLPGLNMIAGELDR